The genomic stretch GAGGATCAATGAACCACTTCCAGAATATGAgccacaagctccatttccaagtgccTTGAATGACACAAGGATAATTGACAAGAAGAGTCCAAACCTTTACGATATCTTtcgtaaagtggaggtaaacatTCCACTTCTTGATATTCTTAGTAGTATGCTCAAGCATGTAAAGTTTTTGAAAGAGTTGTGCAGTACTAAGAGGACCAACAAGGCAAAAAGCATGAAAAAAgtaagggctagtgaacatgtgtcgACAATGTTTCAAAAACGTTTGCCACAAAAATGTAGTGATCCGGGCATGTTCACCATCCCTTGCAAAATAGGTGACTTGGATTGTCAATATGCTATGCTTGATTTAGGTGCATCTATTAATGTCTTGCCCACTTACCTTTATGAGTCTCTTAAGTTGGGACCCTTGAAACCGACTCGTACGATCATCTCTTTGGCCGATAGGTCTAATATTTACCCTAAGGGAATTGTTGAATATGTCTTGGTGAGGGTGGGGGATATGCTTTTCCCCGCTGACTTCTATGTAATTGAAATGGAACCCGAGAAAGGCTCCACTCCCattttgttgggaaggcctttcatgagaacttcCAACACCAAGATAGATGTGTCTAATGGATGCCTTACCATGGAGTTTGAAGGGAAAAATATTGAGTATAGCATACATGAGGCAATGAAATACCCAACTGAGACCTCCTCTTTgtgttttcttgaaatttttgaacCAATTGTT from Silene latifolia isolate original U9 population chromosome 2, ASM4854445v1, whole genome shotgun sequence encodes the following:
- the LOC141640131 gene encoding uncharacterized protein LOC141640131; this encodes MEHGEASTPEQVRINEPLPEYEPQAPFPSALNDTRIIDKKSPNLYDIFRKVEVNIPLLDILSSMLKHVKFLKELCSTKRTNKAKSMKKVRASEHVSTMFQKRLPQKCSDPGMFTIPCKIGDLDCQYAMLDLGASINVLPTYLYESLKLGPLKPTRTIISLADRSNIYPKGIVEYVLVRVGDMLFPADFYVIEMEPEKGSTPILLGRPFMRTSNTKIDVSNGCLTMEFEGKNIEYSIHEETIQELEENPPMEEWEEKEGIRRAAKELPKEKPVPSIFKAPIVEMKPLPSHLKYAFLGDEETLPEIISSKLSREQEEALIRVLKQHKETIGLTMADIKGISPT